A portion of the Granulosicoccus antarcticus IMCC3135 genome contains these proteins:
- a CDS encoding ABC transporter substrate-binding protein, whose amino-acid sequence MSPSSSDRRQFLIGSTALGLSALGLSSMPAWSATAGGSLRVGMNITPNKLNPMLTRLNSEYMLSEMLYSGLTTLGTDMSPQPDLATEWSSNEDATQWRFTLRENAVFSNGQALTSADVVASLNKLLDPETSAPGRRNLGPIASVVADGDFTVVITTETPFSDLPVGLTYPTAKILPASLIESDFAGFDQVPVGTGPFRLVEFKPDQVAVVEKNPDYFIAGEPLLDSVEIRTFPDASSAAAAMLAGEIDLLNEIQPTDFKRVADSAGIEGLVTPSGRFLDIVMDTSKPPFNDVRVREALSLSLDREAIVELVAEGYGTAGNDTPVNSAYRYHDEAPLKAFDPERAKALLAEAGYPDGIELELVASVKPGYRSSLAVVVREMARASGFDISVKTMDHPSYLDQVWKKGHFYVGFYNMQPTEGTIFNLLFTSDASWNETRWNNEEFDALIDEADRTTDTDKRSELYAEAQRLMRKDVPAIVPCFFDVLGARAEYVEGYVQHPRGANYGFHKVSLSDSAPKR is encoded by the coding sequence ATGAGCCCTTCATCTTCGGATCGACGTCAGTTTCTGATTGGTAGTACCGCATTGGGCCTGAGTGCCCTGGGTCTGTCTTCCATGCCAGCCTGGTCAGCCACAGCAGGTGGAAGTTTGCGTGTAGGCATGAACATTACGCCCAACAAGCTGAACCCCATGCTGACGCGGCTCAACTCTGAATACATGTTGTCAGAAATGCTGTATTCGGGATTGACAACACTGGGTACTGACATGTCACCGCAACCCGATCTTGCGACTGAGTGGAGTTCCAATGAGGATGCAACACAATGGCGCTTCACTCTTCGTGAGAACGCGGTGTTCTCTAATGGACAGGCGTTGACGTCGGCCGATGTCGTGGCTTCCTTGAACAAGCTGCTTGACCCGGAAACATCCGCACCCGGACGCCGCAATCTGGGCCCCATTGCCAGTGTGGTAGCCGACGGGGACTTTACAGTCGTTATCACGACCGAAACACCGTTCAGTGATTTGCCGGTGGGTTTGACTTATCCAACAGCAAAGATACTGCCGGCCAGTCTGATAGAGAGCGATTTCGCCGGATTTGATCAGGTGCCTGTGGGCACCGGGCCTTTCAGGCTGGTTGAGTTCAAACCCGATCAGGTTGCTGTAGTGGAAAAGAACCCGGATTACTTCATCGCCGGTGAACCTCTGCTCGATTCTGTTGAAATCCGCACCTTTCCTGATGCCTCCAGTGCCGCTGCCGCAATGCTGGCAGGCGAGATCGATCTGCTCAACGAAATACAACCCACTGATTTCAAACGAGTGGCTGATTCCGCTGGTATTGAAGGTCTGGTCACCCCGTCAGGTCGTTTTCTTGACATCGTCATGGACACCTCCAAACCGCCGTTCAATGATGTACGAGTACGTGAAGCCTTGTCATTGTCGCTGGATCGTGAGGCAATCGTTGAGCTTGTCGCTGAAGGCTATGGGACTGCCGGCAACGATACTCCGGTCAATAGTGCCTATCGCTATCATGACGAGGCGCCGCTCAAGGCGTTTGACCCCGAGAGAGCCAAAGCCTTGCTGGCTGAGGCCGGCTACCCGGATGGGATCGAACTGGAGCTGGTTGCCTCGGTCAAACCCGGCTATCGTTCTTCTCTGGCGGTAGTGGTTCGTGAAATGGCTCGTGCCAGTGGTTTCGATATTTCCGTCAAGACCATGGATCATCCCTCCTATCTTGATCAGGTCTGGAAAAAGGGCCATTTTTATGTTGGCTTCTACAACATGCAGCCCACTGAAGGTACGATCTTCAACCTGCTATTCACCTCGGATGCTTCGTGGAACGAGACACGCTGGAACAATGAAGAGTTCGATGCTCTGATCGATGAGGCCGATCGAACCACGGATACTGACAAGCGTTCTGAGCTGTATGCAGAGGCTCAACGTCTGATGCGCAAGGATGTCCCCGCAATCGTGCCATGCTTCTTTGATGTTCTGGGGGCCAGGGCCGAGTACGTGGAAGGCTATGTACAGCATCCTCGCGGTGCCAACTACGGCTTTCACAAAGTATCCCTGTCAGACTCGGCGCCCAAGCGCTAG
- a CDS encoding ABC transporter permease translates to MSIGFLLKRLSSLVVTAIIVSIIVFSVTQLLPANAATMILGEYATPESLAALNAKLGLDDPAWAQYWNWFSGILHGDFGISLRTGQPVGPVILSAFGNSAILAVCALFLVSLISIPLGVLAAARRGKPVDLGVSLISYLGVSLPEFVLATLLLAWLASPAIALFPASGYVPFAENPLKALHHIALPVLTLTIVLTAHVSRMVRSEMVDTLESDFVRAARLRGLSAKRVLFRHALPNSMLPAITVIALDIGYLIGGVIVVEEVFSFPGVGRQLILAIQNRDLPMLQAGALLMAVTYAAANLLADLAYALLDKRIQFE, encoded by the coding sequence ATGTCAATCGGATTCCTTCTCAAACGTCTGTCATCACTGGTGGTGACAGCCATCATTGTCTCGATTATCGTGTTCAGCGTCACACAGCTGCTGCCCGCAAATGCGGCGACGATGATACTGGGCGAATATGCAACGCCAGAGTCTCTGGCCGCGTTGAACGCAAAGCTGGGCCTGGACGATCCTGCCTGGGCCCAGTATTGGAACTGGTTTTCAGGGATTCTACACGGTGATTTCGGGATCTCCTTGCGCACCGGGCAACCCGTCGGGCCTGTCATTCTTTCAGCATTTGGCAACTCAGCCATTCTGGCGGTGTGTGCGCTCTTTCTGGTTTCCCTGATCTCCATTCCTCTGGGTGTTCTGGCTGCGGCACGTCGTGGCAAGCCGGTTGATCTGGGGGTCTCGCTGATCAGCTATCTAGGGGTCTCACTGCCTGAGTTTGTATTGGCAACCTTGTTGCTGGCATGGCTGGCCAGTCCCGCTATTGCATTGTTTCCGGCATCTGGCTATGTACCCTTTGCCGAAAACCCGCTCAAAGCGTTGCATCACATTGCACTGCCGGTGCTGACTCTGACCATTGTTCTGACCGCACACGTGAGTCGGATGGTCCGATCCGAGATGGTTGATACGCTGGAGAGTGATTTCGTCAGAGCCGCCAGATTGCGTGGTTTGTCTGCAAAGCGTGTGTTGTTCCGACACGCTCTGCCCAATTCCATGTTGCCAGCCATCACGGTCATCGCGCTGGATATCGGCTATCTGATTGGTGGTGTCATTGTCGTGGAGGAGGTGTTCTCCTTTCCGGGTGTCGGTCGGCAACTGATTCTAGCTATTCAGAATCGTGATCTGCCCATGCTTCAGGCGGGAGCCTTGCTGATGGCCGTTACCTATGCGGCAGCCAATCTGCTGGCAGATCTGGCTTATGCGCTACTGGACAAACGGATACAATTCGAATGA
- a CDS encoding ABC transporter permease, producing MSGFLRTLSALVRSPQGAVGLVLCLILLILTLVGPELAPLDPEKFHFTARFAAPSAEFPLGTDWYGRDLLSRILAGSRSTILLALVATVIGTVAGSIIGIVSGYLGGRADEIIMRLNDAIMAIPSLLFALLILSVLGSSSLNAVIAIGIAFTPGMARIARSVTLQVRELDYISAAKARGEGVAWILMAELLPNVVSPIIVEATIRVAFAVMTLATLSFLGLGAQPPSPEWGLMIAEGRDHMFRSPWPILVPGVAIGLVAIAFNLLGDGLRDALNPQASS from the coding sequence ATGAGTGGTTTTTTGCGTACATTGTCGGCCCTGGTTCGAAGTCCACAGGGTGCGGTTGGATTGGTCTTGTGTCTGATATTACTCATACTGACGCTTGTCGGGCCAGAGTTGGCGCCGCTTGATCCGGAGAAATTTCACTTCACTGCGCGCTTTGCAGCGCCTTCGGCCGAGTTTCCACTGGGAACAGACTGGTACGGTCGCGACCTGCTGAGTCGTATTCTGGCAGGTTCGCGTTCCACCATCTTGCTGGCTCTGGTAGCAACCGTCATTGGTACGGTGGCAGGCTCCATCATCGGCATTGTCTCCGGCTATCTGGGCGGACGGGCAGATGAAATAATCATGCGTTTGAACGATGCCATCATGGCGATTCCCAGTCTGCTGTTTGCACTGTTGATTCTCTCTGTGCTGGGATCCTCATCGCTTAATGCGGTTATTGCCATCGGCATCGCCTTTACGCCAGGCATGGCACGTATTGCCCGATCAGTTACCTTGCAAGTGCGTGAGCTTGATTACATCTCGGCGGCCAAGGCACGAGGCGAGGGTGTTGCCTGGATACTCATGGCAGAGCTTTTGCCCAATGTGGTGTCGCCCATCATCGTTGAGGCGACTATCCGGGTTGCCTTTGCAGTCATGACGCTGGCCACGTTGTCCTTTCTGGGTCTGGGCGCACAGCCACCATCACCTGAGTGGGGGTTGATGATTGCAGAGGGGCGTGATCATATGTTTCGCAGTCCCTGGCCTATTCTGGTCCCCGGTGTGGCGATTGGTCTGGTGGCCATTGCCTTCAATTTACTGGGCGATGGTTTGCGTGATGCCTTGAACCCGCAGGCAAGCTCATGA
- a CDS encoding ABC transporter ATP-binding protein has product MNDLTPILRIENYSLSYATRAGTVRILDGIELEIKRGEVLGLVGESGSAKSSLANAIMRDLPGKVASESGRMLFCAEDILGVDENAMQAIRGNRIAMVMQNASTALNPTLSLGDHVIEMLKQHGKGLEGDVKQLAVEALDLVGLPDPVAMMKRYAHEVSGGEKQRVVLAMALACEPELILFDEPTSALDATTAATLLDLFALLQQRTGVSALFISHDLGVVSSVADRVAVIYGGRVVEEAQTSQLFSNPQHPYTRALLASLPRPSDTRTGRQLATRRSRPAPRLGPAPSCIYSQSCAYHEPDRCDSGIVGLQADKGHAVACVKVVAEFAGTEQPLQQRATLIRSQSRPQTMMALSGVSVSYGRTSWLDSLRGKTRKVHAVIDVNLTLIKGETLALVGESGCGKSTLAKTLAGLVGFEGELSLSGTPVRRIDEKYRSRVQIIFQNPDSSLNPRHSINTILSRPLALYRTSLAAAERLTEVKALLQRVQLPEHYASRYPHQLSGGEKQRVAIARALAANPEVIICDEVTSGLDASVQASIALLLKSIQRESGTSIIFITHDLGILRHLAHRVAVMYLGEVVELMDINDMDLPPYHPYTEALLSSLPSIDPLTSTRRIRLHGALPKRTERVTGCAFQSRCPHHLGEQCVTEQPPRQLTADGHEIKCHIDINDLSSHAPLWHELVIQPETTS; this is encoded by the coding sequence ATGAACGATCTCACACCGATCCTTCGCATAGAGAACTACTCTTTGTCTTATGCCACACGCGCCGGTACGGTGCGAATTCTCGATGGCATTGAGCTTGAGATCAAACGCGGGGAGGTACTGGGGCTGGTTGGCGAGAGTGGTTCTGCCAAATCGTCACTGGCTAACGCCATCATGCGGGATCTGCCGGGTAAGGTTGCGAGTGAATCGGGTCGGATGCTGTTCTGCGCAGAGGACATTCTGGGTGTTGATGAGAACGCCATGCAGGCCATTCGTGGTAATCGAATCGCCATGGTCATGCAGAATGCCAGTACGGCACTCAACCCGACGCTGAGTCTGGGTGATCATGTTATCGAGATGCTCAAACAACATGGCAAGGGCTTGGAAGGTGATGTAAAACAGCTCGCCGTGGAAGCGCTGGATTTAGTGGGTCTGCCGGATCCTGTCGCCATGATGAAACGCTACGCACATGAGGTATCCGGCGGCGAGAAGCAACGGGTTGTGCTCGCCATGGCATTGGCCTGTGAGCCTGAATTGATCCTGTTTGATGAGCCGACCTCGGCACTGGATGCTACGACTGCTGCCACGCTGCTGGATCTGTTTGCATTGCTACAACAACGTACCGGTGTCTCCGCTTTGTTCATCAGTCATGATCTGGGTGTGGTGTCATCTGTTGCTGATCGGGTCGCGGTTATCTACGGTGGGCGTGTCGTTGAAGAGGCACAAACATCACAACTGTTCAGCAATCCTCAGCATCCCTACACGCGCGCTTTGCTGGCAAGTCTTCCCAGACCTTCTGATACTCGGACCGGTCGTCAACTGGCGACGCGGCGTAGCCGTCCGGCACCTCGTCTGGGGCCGGCACCGTCCTGTATCTATTCGCAATCCTGTGCCTATCATGAGCCAGATCGTTGTGACTCAGGAATTGTTGGTTTGCAGGCGGACAAGGGGCATGCGGTGGCGTGTGTCAAAGTCGTTGCAGAATTTGCAGGAACAGAACAACCCTTGCAGCAACGTGCAACCTTGATCAGATCGCAGAGTCGGCCGCAGACGATGATGGCACTGTCTGGTGTCTCTGTCTCTTATGGCCGAACGAGTTGGCTGGATTCTTTACGAGGGAAAACCAGGAAAGTACACGCTGTCATTGATGTCAATCTGACACTGATCAAAGGCGAGACGCTGGCACTGGTGGGCGAGAGTGGTTGTGGGAAATCGACGTTGGCCAAAACGCTTGCCGGCTTGGTCGGATTTGAGGGGGAGTTGAGTCTCTCTGGTACTCCTGTCAGGCGAATTGACGAAAAATACCGGTCCCGTGTGCAGATCATCTTTCAGAACCCCGATAGCTCACTTAATCCCCGGCATTCGATCAATACCATCCTCAGCCGACCATTGGCGCTATATCGCACCAGTCTTGCAGCGGCTGAACGATTGACTGAGGTCAAGGCTTTACTGCAACGTGTGCAATTACCTGAACACTATGCCAGTCGTTATCCGCATCAGCTATCAGGCGGTGAGAAGCAACGAGTTGCTATTGCAAGGGCTCTGGCGGCAAATCCCGAAGTCATTATCTGCGACGAAGTTACCTCGGGGCTGGATGCCAGCGTTCAGGCATCAATCGCATTGTTGCTGAAGAGCATCCAGCGCGAAAGCGGAACATCAATCATTTTCATTACTCATGATCTGGGCATTTTGCGGCACCTGGCGCATCGGGTAGCTGTCATGTATCTGGGGGAAGTCGTTGAACTGATGGACATCAACGACATGGACTTGCCGCCCTATCATCCCTATACCGAAGCATTATTGTCTTCCTTGCCGTCGATAGATCCGCTGACCAGCACTCGGCGAATTCGTCTGCACGGGGCATTACCCAAACGTACCGAGCGCGTGACGGGATGTGCGTTCCAGAGCCGCTGTCCTCATCATCTGGGTGAGCAATGCGTGACTGAGCAACCACCCAGACAGCTCACCGCTGATGGTCATGAGATCAAATGCCATATCGATATCAACGATTTATCCTCGCATGCGCCCCTCTGGCATGAACTTGTAATACAACCGGAAACCACATCATGA
- a CDS encoding M20 family metallopeptidase, giving the protein MTPQELVAQLDEQACLDRLVDLVQHKSYTETDEERALAVHVNDICLSLGLDSALQSVEGTRVNTIARLKGEGGGSSLLFNGHLDTNPATSGWSVDPWGGVVDEEFIYGIGVSNMKAGDAAYLCAVETLLKAGAKLKGDVILSFVVGELQGGIGTVRMIEQGVRADYFINSEPTDLQALTLHAGAFSYEIKLQGSTRHVSKRHEACDALAAAAALVPRINNMTFSGVTDPMHRLVNRGHVGVVRAGLGEEFHEWRPPQVADHAKLLGTCRYGPSQSVETVLADLRQMLDALQLEFPGLVSTVASHDIRKNKPQMPPFQVPVDAPIVQVMNRAYQQLTGKPQPTGAIMPPAFFGTDAAHLAAAGMQGVVCGPGGEFNTMPDERVRKSQFLDCVRLYILAICDVCELV; this is encoded by the coding sequence ATGACCCCCCAGGAGTTGGTAGCACAGCTTGATGAACAAGCCTGTCTTGACAGGTTGGTCGACCTTGTCCAGCACAAGAGTTATACAGAGACTGACGAAGAGCGTGCGCTGGCTGTGCATGTCAACGATATCTGTCTGTCTCTGGGTCTCGACAGTGCGCTGCAAAGCGTGGAAGGTACGCGCGTCAACACCATTGCCAGGCTCAAAGGTGAAGGCGGCGGTAGTAGTCTGTTGTTCAATGGCCATCTGGATACCAATCCAGCGACATCCGGATGGAGCGTTGATCCATGGGGTGGGGTGGTGGATGAAGAATTCATCTACGGCATCGGTGTTTCGAACATGAAAGCTGGTGATGCAGCCTACCTGTGTGCAGTGGAAACCTTGTTGAAAGCCGGTGCGAAGCTCAAGGGCGATGTCATACTGTCATTTGTAGTGGGCGAATTGCAGGGCGGTATCGGTACGGTACGCATGATCGAACAAGGTGTTCGTGCAGACTATTTCATCAACAGCGAGCCGACGGATCTGCAGGCATTGACGCTGCATGCAGGAGCCTTCTCCTATGAAATAAAACTGCAAGGCTCGACACGTCATGTCTCCAAAAGACATGAGGCCTGTGATGCACTGGCAGCTGCCGCCGCGCTGGTTCCACGTATTAACAACATGACATTTTCCGGCGTCACTGATCCCATGCATCGATTGGTTAATCGAGGCCATGTCGGTGTGGTTCGCGCGGGTCTGGGAGAGGAGTTTCATGAGTGGCGGCCACCTCAGGTGGCAGATCATGCCAAGCTGTTGGGAACATGCCGTTATGGGCCCAGTCAATCAGTAGAGACTGTACTGGCTGATCTGCGACAAATGCTGGATGCCTTGCAACTCGAATTTCCCGGGTTGGTCAGCACAGTCGCTTCTCACGATATACGCAAGAACAAACCGCAAATGCCTCCCTTCCAGGTGCCCGTCGATGCACCTATCGTACAAGTCATGAATCGCGCCTACCAGCAATTGACAGGCAAGCCTCAGCCTACGGGGGCCATCATGCCGCCCGCATTCTTTGGAACCGATGCAGCGCATCTGGCCGCAGCTGGCATGCAGGGTGTTGTCTGTGGACCCGGTGGTGAGTTCAATACCATGCCCGATGAGCGTGTTCGCAAGAGCCAGTTCCTTGATTGCGTAAGGTTGTACATCCTGGCCATCTGCGATGTTTGCGAGCTGGTGTAA
- a CDS encoding Lrp/AsnC family transcriptional regulator, whose amino-acid sequence MNKTDMQLISALRQNARATVSELAKLLRVSRTTVRTRIDGLLASGKILGFTVIVEGDAQEHAVRGVTLIEISGHGNDEIVRALAGFSEVQAIHTTNGQWDCVIEFAVHTLPDMDQFLKRLRVIEGITNSETSLYLSTMRSNRPARPS is encoded by the coding sequence ATGAACAAAACCGATATGCAGCTGATCAGCGCGCTACGCCAGAATGCTCGCGCCACTGTTTCCGAGCTGGCAAAGTTGCTACGAGTCTCGCGTACCACCGTGCGCACGCGTATAGATGGTCTGCTGGCCTCGGGAAAGATTCTGGGGTTTACGGTTATCGTCGAAGGCGATGCTCAGGAGCACGCCGTTCGTGGCGTGACACTGATAGAGATTTCAGGTCATGGCAATGATGAAATCGTCAGAGCTCTGGCAGGCTTCAGCGAAGTGCAGGCCATTCATACGACCAACGGCCAATGGGACTGCGTCATCGAGTTCGCCGTACACACGCTACCCGATATGGACCAGTTTCTGAAAAGACTCAGGGTCATTGAAGGCATCACCAATAGCGAAACCAGCCTGTATCTTTCCACCATGCGAAGCAACCGTCCAGCTCGTCCGAGCTGA
- the ctlX gene encoding citrulline utilization hydrolase CtlX gives MNAIRKPRRSVQAPSSVVMIRPHSFRSNPETSEDNAFQKQGGEDTDGRIAKAAYKEVTAAAETLSQHGVTTHIFEDEGQATPDSVFPNNWFSTHPGGHVALYPMAMKNRRLERRSDVLELLKQHYRVQDIIDYSGLEADGMFLEGTGAMVLDHVDRVAYAARSKRTDPVALERFCTHFNYEPMVFDALDATGVAIYHTNVLMCIATDFALIGLDSISNRARRDEIVDRLSRSGREVMTLTHEQVANFAGNAIELQGADNRILALSSRASASLTDKQKAIIEQSCTLVPLEVPTIELAGGSVRCMLAGVHLVSR, from the coding sequence ATGAACGCGATTAGAAAACCGAGGCGAAGCGTTCAGGCTCCCAGTTCCGTGGTCATGATTCGTCCGCACAGTTTTCGCTCGAACCCTGAAACCAGTGAGGATAATGCTTTTCAAAAACAGGGTGGTGAGGATACGGATGGTCGTATCGCCAAGGCTGCGTATAAAGAGGTCACCGCGGCAGCTGAGACCTTGAGTCAGCACGGTGTCACGACACATATATTCGAGGATGAAGGGCAGGCGACGCCTGATTCGGTATTCCCGAACAACTGGTTCTCGACACACCCTGGCGGGCATGTTGCGCTCTATCCCATGGCCATGAAAAATCGCAGATTGGAACGGCGCAGCGATGTGCTGGAACTGCTCAAGCAACACTACCGCGTACAGGACATTATTGACTATTCGGGGCTGGAAGCCGATGGCATGTTCCTGGAAGGCACGGGCGCCATGGTGCTCGATCATGTCGATCGTGTGGCCTATGCTGCAAGATCAAAACGCACAGACCCTGTCGCACTGGAACGGTTCTGTACCCACTTCAACTATGAGCCCATGGTGTTCGATGCGCTTGATGCGACAGGCGTTGCGATCTATCACACGAATGTGTTGATGTGTATCGCAACGGATTTTGCTCTGATCGGTCTGGACTCGATCAGTAATAGGGCAAGGCGTGATGAAATAGTAGACAGGCTGAGTCGCTCAGGTCGCGAAGTGATGACATTGACCCATGAACAGGTTGCCAACTTTGCCGGCAATGCGATAGAACTGCAGGGCGCTGATAATCGCATTCTGGCCCTGTCATCAAGAGCTTCGGCAAGTCTGACAGACAAGCAGAAGGCGATCATTGAGCAGAGTTGTACGCTGGTGCCACTGGAGGTACCGACCATTGAGCTGGCAGGTGGTTCAGTACGCTGCATGTTGGCGGGAGTGCATCTGGTTAGTCGGTAA
- a CDS encoding helix-turn-helix transcriptional regulator → MNRFDRVTSILLLLQTRSVLTARFLAEHFQVTERTIYRDIRTLENAGVPIGAEAGVGYFLEKGYRLPPVSFTLDEAASLLLGEKLLVSSLDASSLQDFKQALNKVRAVIDSADTDYLSSLDTDLEVFPTGSHFPIDAAHEENQEPGVSGAQGVAHSGDRWLRECRGALVRRQVIEIGYASTGSDSHTARLIEPIGLFYYSWHWHLIAWCRLREAYRDFRLDRIQSFSLQSEQFARHSRLTLQEYLKQRPGQEELQEVELYFSTEAARFVGLSVPSVIVDSSVKHREPRSGASPVLRSVNQWETSYEAHICQSVVVVLEARLPPG, encoded by the coding sequence ATGAATCGATTCGATCGCGTTACCTCCATTTTACTGTTGCTGCAAACACGATCGGTTCTTACAGCTCGATTTCTGGCAGAGCATTTTCAGGTTACCGAGCGCACGATCTATCGTGATATCAGAACCCTGGAGAATGCCGGTGTGCCCATTGGCGCTGAGGCGGGTGTTGGCTACTTTCTGGAAAAAGGTTATCGCTTGCCGCCGGTCAGTTTCACGCTTGATGAGGCAGCCTCCTTGTTATTAGGGGAAAAGCTACTGGTGTCGAGTCTGGATGCCAGTTCATTGCAGGATTTCAAACAGGCTCTGAACAAGGTCAGGGCGGTTATCGATAGTGCGGACACCGATTATCTGAGTTCGCTGGATACCGATCTGGAAGTATTCCCGACTGGCAGTCATTTTCCCATTGATGCTGCTCATGAAGAGAATCAGGAACCAGGGGTATCCGGAGCACAGGGAGTTGCGCACAGTGGGGATCGCTGGTTGCGTGAGTGTCGAGGTGCGCTGGTACGTCGGCAGGTGATAGAAATTGGCTATGCCAGCACTGGTAGTGACAGTCATACCGCCCGGCTAATCGAGCCTATCGGGCTTTTCTACTATAGCTGGCACTGGCATCTGATTGCCTGGTGTCGTCTGCGTGAAGCCTATCGGGATTTCAGGCTGGATCGCATTCAATCTTTCTCGCTACAGTCTGAGCAGTTTGCACGCCATAGCAGACTGACTCTGCAAGAGTATCTCAAGCAACGACCCGGGCAAGAAGAGTTGCAGGAGGTTGAATTGTACTTCAGTACAGAGGCTGCTCGATTTGTTGGCTTGTCAGTGCCCTCTGTCATAGTTGATTCCTCGGTCAAACACCGTGAACCAAGGTCCGGAGCTTCTCCGGTTCTCCGGTCAGTGAATCAATGGGAAACAAGCTATGAAGCGCACATCTGTCAATCCGTGGTCGTGGTCCTTGAAGCTCGGTTACCACCAGGCTGA
- a CDS encoding RidA family protein, which produces MKRTSVNPWSWSLKLGYHQAEILEDIKRQLVCAGQTSVDAQGNPQHTDDMRGQMALALENLEAVLEAAGMSLSNITRLNIYTTDMDETMEHFDVLGAGFGAFNATPPMTLLGVTRLAIPTLMFEIEATAAD; this is translated from the coding sequence ATGAAGCGCACATCTGTCAATCCGTGGTCGTGGTCCTTGAAGCTCGGTTACCACCAGGCTGAAATACTTGAAGACATCAAACGACAGTTGGTCTGTGCAGGCCAGACCTCCGTTGATGCCCAGGGCAACCCGCAGCACACAGACGATATGCGTGGCCAGATGGCTCTTGCGCTGGAGAACCTGGAGGCGGTACTTGAGGCGGCTGGCATGAGTCTGAGCAATATCACGCGGCTCAATATCTACACCACGGATATGGACGAAACCATGGAGCATTTTGATGTACTGGGAGCGGGGTTCGGCGCGTTCAATGCCACACCGCCAATGACCCTGCTTGGTGTTACACGACTCGCGATTCCAACGCTAATGTTTGAGATCGAGGCGACAGCCGCAGACTAG